Proteins from a genomic interval of Anatilimnocola floriformis:
- the glgA gene encoding glycogen synthase GlgA: protein MNILFVSSEVVPFAKTGGLADVCGSLPIELSKLGHNVSVMMPAYRQVKGHPGIEPLNVKFDIPIGNKIVRGRLLRGTLPNSEVPVFFVEQDEYFDRPELYRYKGEDYKDNCERFSFFCRAALEAIRLVKLDVEVIHCHDWQAGLIPAYLHVEYAHCHGYETIGSLMTIHNLAYQGIFWHWDMLLTGLDWKYFNWHQMEFYGKLNLMKTGLAFADGLNTVSPTYAQEIQSDPLGCGLEGMLQGRRDVLSGIVNGVHYADWNPATDMHLPYKYDVSNWQSGKGACKSALQSELGLPIAPRTPVIGLIGRLAEQKGWDLIMDLMNRWVREADVQFAILGTGEQHFHDHLTWLARDFPHKVGLRLDFNEGLSHRIEAGSDIFLMPSRYEPCGLNQLYSLKYGTVPVVRATGGLKDTVVDATDDNLWNQTATGFSFETYSTSDMEAALSRALDAYHNNPERWNQLVTTGMNQDWSWRKSALEYVELYEQVKARRVQQWERLQELL from the coding sequence GTGAATATTCTGTTTGTCAGCAGCGAAGTGGTTCCGTTTGCCAAGACTGGCGGCCTGGCCGATGTCTGCGGATCGCTGCCGATCGAGCTGAGCAAACTGGGGCACAATGTCTCGGTGATGATGCCCGCCTATCGCCAGGTGAAGGGCCATCCCGGCATCGAGCCGCTCAACGTCAAGTTCGATATTCCGATCGGCAACAAGATCGTCCGCGGCCGATTGCTGCGCGGCACGTTGCCCAATTCCGAAGTGCCGGTCTTTTTCGTCGAGCAGGACGAATATTTCGACCGCCCCGAGCTCTATCGCTACAAAGGCGAAGACTACAAAGACAACTGCGAACGCTTCTCGTTCTTCTGCCGTGCCGCCCTCGAAGCCATTCGCCTCGTCAAGCTCGACGTCGAAGTCATTCACTGCCACGACTGGCAAGCGGGGCTTATCCCGGCTTATCTGCACGTTGAATACGCCCACTGCCATGGTTACGAAACCATCGGCTCGCTGATGACGATTCACAATCTGGCGTATCAGGGGATCTTCTGGCATTGGGACATGCTGCTGACGGGGCTCGATTGGAAGTATTTCAATTGGCACCAGATGGAGTTCTACGGCAAGCTCAACCTGATGAAGACCGGCTTGGCCTTTGCTGACGGCTTGAACACGGTCAGCCCGACGTATGCTCAAGAGATTCAAAGCGATCCGCTCGGCTGTGGTCTGGAAGGCATGCTGCAAGGCCGGCGCGATGTCCTTAGCGGCATCGTCAACGGCGTGCACTATGCCGACTGGAATCCTGCCACCGATATGCACCTCCCCTACAAGTACGACGTGAGCAACTGGCAGAGCGGCAAAGGCGCGTGCAAGAGTGCGCTGCAAAGCGAGCTCGGTTTGCCGATCGCGCCCCGCACGCCGGTGATCGGCCTGATTGGTCGCCTCGCCGAACAAAAGGGCTGGGATCTCATTATGGATCTCATGAATCGCTGGGTCCGCGAAGCCGACGTGCAGTTTGCCATTCTCGGCACGGGCGAACAGCACTTCCACGATCATCTCACCTGGCTGGCCCGCGACTTCCCACACAAGGTGGGCCTGCGACTCGATTTCAACGAAGGCTTGTCGCACCGCATCGAAGCCGGCAGCGACATCTTCCTCATGCCCAGTCGCTACGAGCCCTGCGGCTTGAATCAGCTCTACAGCCTCAAGTACGGTACGGTCCCGGTCGTTCGCGCGACAGGTGGTTTGAAAGACACCGTCGTCGATGCCACCGACGACAACCTGTGGAACCAAACCGCCACGGGCTTCAGCTTTGAGACGTACTCGACTAGCGACATGGAAGCCGCCCTCAGTCGCGCGCTCGACGCCTACCACAACAACCCCGAGCGCTGGAACCAACTCGTCACTACCGGCATGAACCAAGACTGGTCGTGGCGAAAGAGTGCGCTCGAATACGTCGAGCTCTACGAGCAAGTCAAAGCCCGCCGCGTCCAACAGTGGGAACGCCTACAAGAACTGCTATAG
- a CDS encoding 3-keto-disaccharide hydrolase, producing MRYGRMLSYVLGCVLAAAGVASAADAKGAITDAKEAGPDFAVQGEYVGADVEGKKWGCQVIALGGDKFDVVGYPGGLPGDGWKRGDEVKKGKAELKDGVTTVKGDDGWSATIKDGAMTVEHDGKKVGELKKTERTSPTMGAKAPSGATVLFDGTSADAFKNGKIVEGNLLGATNCETNAKWQDHSLHIEFRTPYMAAARGQGRGNSGVYMHCRYELQVLDSFGLDGKNNECGGIYTIAEPKVNMCLPPLVWQTYDIDFTAPKYEEGKKVKNARVTIKHNGVLIHEDLELPKGTPGKDGEGEKPLGLFLQDHGNPVAFRNIWVVEKK from the coding sequence ATGCGTTACGGGCGAATGTTGAGTTACGTGTTGGGTTGCGTGCTGGCCGCGGCCGGCGTGGCCAGTGCTGCCGATGCCAAAGGGGCGATCACCGATGCCAAGGAAGCCGGACCGGACTTCGCCGTGCAAGGCGAATACGTGGGCGCCGATGTCGAAGGCAAGAAGTGGGGTTGCCAGGTCATCGCGCTCGGCGGCGACAAGTTCGACGTCGTGGGTTATCCCGGCGGTCTGCCTGGCGACGGCTGGAAGCGCGGCGATGAAGTGAAGAAGGGGAAAGCCGAGCTGAAAGACGGCGTGACGACTGTCAAGGGTGACGACGGCTGGAGCGCGACGATCAAGGACGGCGCGATGACGGTTGAGCACGATGGCAAGAAGGTCGGCGAGCTGAAGAAGACCGAACGGACCAGCCCGACGATGGGAGCCAAGGCTCCGAGCGGCGCCACGGTCCTCTTCGATGGCACTTCGGCCGACGCTTTTAAGAACGGCAAGATCGTGGAAGGGAACTTGCTCGGCGCGACCAATTGCGAAACCAACGCCAAGTGGCAAGACCACTCGTTGCACATCGAGTTCCGCACGCCCTACATGGCCGCTGCCCGCGGTCAGGGTCGAGGCAACAGCGGCGTGTATATGCATTGCCGTTACGAACTGCAGGTCCTCGATTCGTTCGGCCTCGATGGCAAGAACAACGAGTGCGGCGGCATCTATACCATCGCCGAGCCGAAGGTGAACATGTGCCTGCCGCCGCTGGTGTGGCAGACGTATGACATCGACTTCACCGCGCCGAAGTACGAAGAGGGCAAGAAGGTGAAGAACGCCCGCGTCACGATCAAGCACAACGGCGTGCTGATTCACGAAGACCTCGAGCTGCCCAAGGGCACCCCCGGCAAAGACGGCGAAGGCGAAAAGCCGCTCGGCCTGTTCCTGCAAGACCACGGCAACCCGGTGGCCTTCCGCAACATCTGGGTCGTCGAGAAGAAGTAA
- a CDS encoding glycerophosphodiester phosphodiesterase, whose translation MLNALKFSACGVCLLMFASFAAAVEQAKISPAAELVGAKRVLIIGHRGASAHAPENTLPSFEAAVKAKADMVELDYYHSADKVPVVMHDKDLDRTTDAGKVLGKYNIKLEDVTVADLKKVDAGKWFKTQFAGTKVPTLEEAFTVIQAGSMTLIERKGGDAATIVKMLDDKKLRGNVVVQAFDWKYIADCHKLAPDLALGCLGSKELGTKQIADAKQAGAAAVGWRHSDLTKENIAAAHAAGLKCWAYTVNDKKRGQQLIDVGIDGIITDDPGLMRELLK comes from the coding sequence ATGTTGAATGCTTTGAAATTCAGCGCGTGCGGAGTTTGCTTGTTGATGTTTGCCTCGTTCGCTGCCGCCGTAGAGCAGGCGAAAATCTCGCCTGCCGCCGAACTCGTCGGCGCCAAGCGAGTGCTGATCATCGGCCATCGCGGCGCGAGTGCTCACGCGCCAGAGAACACGCTCCCCTCGTTCGAAGCGGCCGTGAAAGCGAAGGCTGACATGGTCGAGCTCGATTACTACCACTCGGCGGATAAGGTGCCGGTGGTCATGCACGACAAAGATCTCGATCGCACGACCGACGCCGGGAAGGTGCTCGGCAAATACAACATCAAGCTCGAAGATGTCACGGTCGCCGATCTGAAAAAGGTCGACGCCGGCAAGTGGTTCAAGACGCAGTTTGCCGGCACCAAGGTGCCGACGCTCGAAGAAGCCTTCACCGTCATTCAAGCCGGCAGCATGACGCTTATCGAACGCAAAGGTGGCGACGCGGCGACGATCGTGAAAATGCTCGACGACAAAAAGCTCCGCGGCAACGTGGTCGTGCAAGCCTTCGATTGGAAGTACATCGCCGACTGCCATAAGTTAGCGCCGGATCTCGCCCTCGGTTGCCTCGGCAGCAAGGAACTCGGTACGAAGCAAATCGCCGATGCCAAACAAGCCGGCGCCGCCGCCGTCGGTTGGCGACACAGCGATCTCACCAAAGAAAACATCGCCGCCGCACACGCCGCCGGCTTGAAGTGCTGGGCCTACACGGTGAACGACAAGAAACGCGGCCAACAGCTCATCGATGTCGGGATCGATGGCATTATTACCGACGATCCCGGTCTGATGCGCGAACTGCTGAAGTAA
- a CDS encoding putative quinol monooxygenase has protein sequence MSTMIRSLVPYPAKDSRDMVTASIRTINSHTFLGVTPVIVVLATIELHPGKRNDFLAEFQKIIAPVRAENGCIEYFPAVDHPTNLQNQPPARNDTVVVCEKWESTAALEAHLIAPHMVAYRPRVKEFVKQVSLQILSPAG, from the coding sequence ATGTCGACCATGATCAGGTCGCTAGTTCCCTATCCCGCGAAAGACTCGCGCGATATGGTCACTGCATCCATTCGCACGATCAACTCGCACACTTTCCTTGGAGTCACTCCCGTGATTGTCGTCCTCGCCACCATCGAATTGCACCCCGGCAAGCGGAATGATTTCCTGGCCGAGTTTCAAAAGATCATCGCCCCCGTTCGCGCCGAGAACGGCTGCATCGAATACTTCCCAGCCGTCGATCACCCGACCAACTTGCAGAACCAACCGCCGGCGCGCAACGACACGGTCGTGGTCTGCGAAAAGTGGGAGAGCACTGCTGCTCTCGAAGCCCACCTCATCGCGCCACACATGGTGGCCTATCGGCCTCGGGTCAAAGAATTCGTCAAGCAAGTCTCGCTGCAAATCCTCAGCCCGGCGGGCTAA
- a CDS encoding DUF1501 domain-containing protein → MEPTSRRPAPVPTCIAHPEIEPMRRLCDHSNRQSPADQPCAEFRSLRASRRAVVQAGAASLLGLGLPALLAGQAQAAGVANAGAANQLAGFGKAKRCIFLFMWGGPSQLDTFDMKPNAPDNIRGPFKPISTKVPGLQISEHFKDLAGVMDKVAVVRSLSHNDPAHLSSGHTTVTGQLAPVVRSDATPPSSRDTPHIGSVLSKLREEKKIAIDEKSAGMPPFVMLPWKVFHPSAPGGQAPGQHGGWLGPAYDALLATGDPNKTTWQLPALQLQNGVTAETLQSRFQLLQQIDEQRAAFDQLPRPAAMTVHQSKALELLASPRVREAFELRKESRETRERYGRNIHGQSVLLGRRLLEHGVPLVNINWHDDGKNFWDTHGNNFNRLKDDLIPPADRALTALLTDLSERGMLEDTLVCWVGEFGRKPEISNGTGREHWPYVYSGLFAGAGINGGAIYGSSDKHAAYPATNAVTPHDYAATIYHALGIPAETVLHDRDRRPHQVYAGAPITDLFA, encoded by the coding sequence ATGGAACCCACCAGCCGGCGTCCCGCGCCGGTTCCCACCTGCATAGCCCACCCCGAGATCGAGCCGATGCGCCGTCTGTGCGACCACAGCAACCGCCAATCGCCCGCCGATCAGCCTTGCGCCGAATTCCGTTCGCTGCGCGCCTCGCGTCGCGCGGTCGTGCAAGCCGGGGCCGCTTCGCTGTTGGGTCTTGGGTTGCCTGCGCTCCTCGCTGGCCAGGCTCAGGCAGCGGGTGTTGCGAATGCGGGCGCGGCGAATCAGCTCGCCGGTTTCGGCAAGGCGAAGCGCTGCATCTTTCTCTTCATGTGGGGTGGCCCGAGTCAGCTCGACACCTTCGACATGAAGCCGAACGCACCCGACAACATTCGCGGCCCGTTCAAACCGATCAGCACCAAGGTCCCCGGCTTGCAGATCAGCGAGCATTTCAAGGATCTCGCCGGCGTGATGGACAAGGTCGCCGTCGTGCGCAGCTTGTCGCACAACGACCCGGCCCATCTTTCGAGCGGCCACACCACGGTGACGGGGCAACTCGCGCCGGTCGTGCGCAGCGATGCCACACCGCCGAGCTCGCGCGATACGCCGCACATTGGTTCGGTGCTCAGCAAACTGCGCGAAGAGAAGAAAATCGCGATCGACGAAAAGTCAGCCGGCATGCCGCCGTTCGTCATGTTGCCGTGGAAAGTCTTTCATCCTTCGGCGCCCGGCGGACAAGCGCCGGGACAGCACGGCGGTTGGCTGGGTCCTGCTTACGATGCGTTACTCGCCACGGGCGATCCCAACAAGACAACCTGGCAGTTGCCCGCGCTGCAATTGCAAAACGGCGTGACGGCGGAAACGCTGCAGAGTCGTTTTCAACTGCTGCAGCAAATCGACGAGCAGCGGGCGGCCTTCGATCAGTTGCCGCGACCGGCGGCGATGACCGTTCATCAAAGCAAAGCCCTCGAGTTGCTCGCCTCGCCTCGCGTTCGCGAAGCCTTTGAGCTGCGGAAGGAATCGCGCGAGACTCGCGAGCGCTACGGCCGCAATATTCATGGCCAAAGCGTGCTCCTCGGCCGCCGCTTGCTCGAGCATGGCGTGCCGCTGGTGAATATCAACTGGCACGACGACGGCAAAAACTTTTGGGATACGCACGGCAATAATTTCAACCGCCTCAAAGACGATTTGATCCCGCCCGCCGATCGCGCGCTGACTGCCTTGCTCACCGATCTGAGCGAGCGCGGCATGCTGGAAGACACGCTGGTGTGCTGGGTCGGCGAGTTCGGCCGCAAGCCGGAGATTTCGAATGGCACGGGTCGCGAGCACTGGCCCTACGTTTACTCCGGGCTGTTTGCCGGCGCGGGGATCAACGGCGGTGCGATCTACGGCAGCAGCGACAAGCACGCGGCTTATCCCGCCACGAACGCTGTCACGCCGCACGATTATGCCGCGACGATTTATCACGCCCTGGGAATTCCTGCCGAGACTGTTTTGCACGATCGCGACCGCCGGCCCCACCAGGTTTATGCCGGCGCGCCGATCACCGACCTGTTTGCCTGA
- a CDS encoding sigma-54 interaction domain-containing protein produces the protein MDRYQDVLLAIWREVGRHVEIREAAQNVAAILQRRLPLDAIYIRRWNARDELLETVAVGSPRPLHSANAPNSNLALREWKQVSTWAQGAEVWRAGDPAPEGFAKIVPPGIVAHVMAGPLGDAQALRGIIVFAALPGERFHADHRDLAQLLLEPLSVALENDLRLHELATLREAAEADRRSLLSRLGRQEMNDTVVGADSGLKQVMERVDLVARSDVPVLILGETGTGKEVVSRAIHNRSARSSGPFIRVNCGAIPAELIDSQLFGHEKGSFTGAHDQHQGWFERADGGTLFLDEIGELPLAAQVRLLRVLQDHQVERVGGKSPIHVDVRIVAATHRDLGLMVSRREFREDLWYRINVFPIILPTLRERKEDIPALARHFALRASNRFGLPVAEPTVGDLHLLMNYSWPGNIRELGAVIDRAAILGNGRALKVDLALGSYKPPPPPPADGPTLYEVIPVADQPLVATSEIGGPANNNHSEVPTLNKAMVEHIEKALTASRGKIEGPHGAAALLSINPHTLRARMRKLGVDWSRFRHG, from the coding sequence ATGGACCGCTATCAAGACGTTTTATTGGCCATTTGGCGCGAGGTTGGTCGCCATGTGGAGATCCGCGAAGCCGCGCAAAACGTCGCCGCGATCCTGCAGCGCCGCCTGCCGCTCGATGCCATCTATATCCGTCGCTGGAATGCTCGCGACGAATTGCTCGAGACCGTCGCCGTCGGTTCACCGCGGCCGTTGCACTCGGCCAACGCCCCGAACAGTAACCTGGCTTTGCGCGAATGGAAGCAAGTCTCGACTTGGGCCCAAGGCGCCGAAGTTTGGCGAGCTGGTGATCCCGCGCCGGAAGGCTTTGCCAAGATCGTACCGCCGGGAATCGTCGCCCACGTGATGGCCGGGCCGCTCGGCGATGCGCAGGCACTTCGCGGTATCATCGTATTTGCCGCGCTCCCGGGAGAGCGCTTTCATGCCGATCATCGCGACCTGGCGCAACTGCTGCTCGAACCACTTTCAGTGGCACTCGAAAACGATCTCCGATTGCACGAGCTCGCCACGCTTCGCGAAGCCGCCGAAGCCGATCGGCGTTCGCTCCTCTCGCGACTCGGTCGTCAGGAGATGAACGACACGGTCGTGGGCGCCGACTCGGGCCTGAAGCAAGTCATGGAGCGAGTCGATCTCGTCGCGCGCTCCGACGTGCCCGTGCTGATCCTCGGCGAAACGGGCACCGGCAAGGAAGTGGTTAGCCGCGCCATTCACAATCGTTCGGCGCGCTCGAGCGGGCCGTTCATTCGCGTGAACTGCGGCGCTATTCCTGCCGAACTCATCGACTCGCAACTCTTCGGCCATGAAAAGGGAAGCTTCACCGGCGCTCACGATCAACATCAAGGTTGGTTCGAACGGGCCGACGGCGGCACGCTGTTTCTCGATGAGATCGGCGAACTCCCCCTCGCCGCGCAAGTTCGTTTGCTGCGCGTGTTGCAAGATCATCAGGTCGAGCGGGTCGGCGGCAAGAGTCCGATTCACGTCGACGTGCGCATCGTCGCCGCCACGCATCGCGACTTGGGCTTGATGGTTTCGCGGCGCGAGTTTCGCGAAGACTTGTGGTACCGCATCAACGTCTTTCCGATCATCCTGCCGACACTGCGGGAACGAAAGGAAGACATTCCCGCCCTCGCGCGGCACTTTGCCTTGCGGGCCTCGAATCGCTTCGGCTTGCCGGTCGCTGAACCGACCGTCGGCGATTTGCACTTGCTGATGAATTATTCCTGGCCGGGGAACATTCGCGAACTCGGCGCGGTGATCGATCGCGCGGCGATCCTTGGCAACGGCCGCGCGCTGAAAGTGGATCTCGCCCTCGGTTCCTACAAGCCACCACCGCCACCACCTGCCGATGGCCCGACGCTCTACGAAGTGATTCCCGTCGCCGATCAGCCGTTGGTGGCGACCTCCGAAATCGGCGGACCGGCGAACAACAATCACTCCGAAGTGCCGACGCTGAACAAGGCGATGGTCGAGCACATCGAGAAAGCCCTGACTGCTTCACGCGGCAAGATCGAAGGCCCGCATGGCGCTGCTGCGTTGTTGAGCATTAACCCTCACACCCTCCGCGCGCGGATGCGCAAGCTCGGCGTCGACTGGAGCCGTTTTCGGCACGGTTGA
- a CDS encoding sulfate ABC transporter substrate-binding protein, which yields MKYSRLSVALFVLSAVAVGTWIGCKSESNSTNSSGGGAAKPAVTLLNVSYDPTRELYNEFNKSFAEYWKEKNSQDVKIETTHAGSGKQARAVIDGLEADVVTLALAYDIDVIAEKGKLLPDDWQAKLPNNSSPYTSTIVFLVRKGNPKKIKDWSDLVKGDVQVITPSPKTSGGARWNYLAAWGFALQKELGDLSKLADVDAKAREAADVKAKEFVAEIFRRVPVLDTGARGATQSFIKNGQGDVLLTWENEAYLAVKNEPAGEYEIVTPSLSILAEPPVAVVENFAAKHKTTEVAEAYLQHLYSPQGQQLAAKHFYRPAKPETLSAEQRAQFADVKLFKINEAFGSWKEAQAKHFNDGGVFDQIYQPGSK from the coding sequence GTGAAATATTCCCGCCTGAGTGTTGCTCTGTTTGTTCTTTCCGCTGTGGCCGTAGGAACCTGGATTGGCTGCAAGAGCGAGTCGAATTCGACGAACTCCAGCGGTGGCGGCGCTGCCAAGCCCGCAGTCACCTTGCTGAACGTTTCTTACGATCCGACCCGTGAGCTCTACAACGAGTTCAACAAGTCGTTTGCCGAATACTGGAAAGAGAAGAACAGCCAGGACGTGAAGATCGAAACCACGCACGCTGGTTCTGGCAAGCAGGCCCGCGCGGTGATCGATGGTTTGGAAGCCGACGTCGTGACGCTGGCCCTGGCTTATGACATTGATGTCATTGCCGAAAAGGGAAAGCTGCTGCCAGACGATTGGCAAGCCAAGTTGCCGAACAACAGCTCGCCTTACACGTCGACGATCGTGTTCCTGGTTCGCAAGGGGAACCCGAAGAAGATCAAGGACTGGAGCGACTTGGTGAAGGGTGATGTGCAAGTCATCACGCCGAGCCCGAAGACGAGCGGTGGTGCTCGCTGGAATTATCTCGCAGCTTGGGGCTTTGCCCTGCAGAAGGAACTCGGCGACCTGAGCAAGCTCGCCGATGTCGATGCCAAGGCCCGCGAAGCTGCCGATGTGAAAGCCAAGGAATTCGTCGCCGAGATCTTCCGCCGCGTGCCGGTGCTCGATACGGGTGCTCGTGGCGCCACACAGTCGTTCATCAAGAACGGTCAGGGAGACGTGCTCCTCACTTGGGAAAACGAAGCTTACCTGGCGGTGAAGAATGAACCGGCTGGTGAATATGAAATCGTGACTCCCTCGCTCAGCATCCTGGCCGAACCGCCGGTGGCAGTGGTCGAAAATTTTGCCGCGAAGCACAAGACAACCGAAGTGGCCGAAGCTTACCTGCAGCATCTTTATTCGCCGCAAGGCCAACAGCTGGCCGCCAAGCACTTCTATCGCCCCGCCAAGCCGGAAACCCTTTCGGCCGAACAGCGAGCCCAGTTTGCCGATGTGAAGCTCTTCAAGATCAACGAAGCCTTCGGCAGCTGGAAAGAAGCGCAAGCCAAACATTTCAATGACGGCGGCGTGTTCGATCAGATCTATCAACCTGGCAGCAAGTAA
- the cysT gene encoding sulfate ABC transporter permease subunit CysT — protein sequence MRLSLREHSVIPGFGLTLGYTLVYLSLIVLLPLSALFLKTAGVPWSKLWTIVTEPRVMASYKLTFGASLIGALVNVVFGFITAWCLVRYRFPGRKLLDAVVDLPFALPTAVSGIALTAIYNKNGWIGQFLEPLGIKAAFSQLGVVIAMTFIGLPFVVRTLQPALEELDGESEEAAASLGASRWQTFWRVILPTIAPSLVTGFSLAFARALGEYGSVVFISGNMPMKTEITSLLIITKLEQYDYAGAAAIAVVMLLASFLILLGVNVLQWWVSRGYQKGTT from the coding sequence ATGCGACTCTCTTTGCGTGAACATAGCGTCATACCCGGCTTCGGGTTGACGCTGGGCTACACGCTCGTGTATCTCAGCTTGATTGTGCTCCTCCCGCTGTCGGCGCTGTTTCTCAAAACAGCCGGAGTGCCCTGGAGCAAACTTTGGACAATCGTCACCGAGCCACGCGTGATGGCTTCTTACAAGTTGACGTTCGGCGCGTCGCTCATTGGCGCGCTGGTGAACGTGGTGTTTGGCTTCATCACGGCCTGGTGCCTGGTGCGCTATCGCTTTCCGGGCCGCAAGCTGCTCGACGCAGTGGTCGATCTGCCGTTTGCGCTGCCGACGGCCGTGTCGGGCATCGCGCTCACGGCGATCTACAACAAGAACGGCTGGATCGGCCAGTTCCTCGAACCGCTGGGCATTAAAGCGGCCTTTTCGCAGCTGGGCGTGGTCATCGCGATGACGTTCATTGGTCTGCCGTTCGTGGTTCGCACGTTGCAGCCCGCGCTGGAAGAACTCGACGGCGAATCGGAAGAAGCAGCCGCGAGCCTCGGTGCCTCGCGCTGGCAAACATTCTGGCGCGTGATCCTGCCGACGATTGCGCCGTCGCTAGTGACTGGTTTTTCGTTGGCCTTTGCCCGCGCACTCGGTGAATACGGCAGCGTGGTCTTTATCTCCGGCAACATGCCGATGAAGACCGAGATCACTTCGCTGCTGATCATCACCAAGCTCGAACAATACGACTACGCCGGCGCTGCCGCGATCGCGGTCGTTATGCTCCTCGCTTCCTTTCTTATTCTCCTCGGCGTGAACGTCCTGCAGTGGTGGGTTAGCCGCGGTTATCAGAAAGGAACTACCTAA
- the cysW gene encoding sulfate ABC transporter permease subunit CysW — protein MSGPGGKTRSAAKDPLWLQLLLITISVSFVVLFLVLPLAVIFIEAFRGGVGAFLKSFDDSAAWHAIKLTLIATGIALPLNLVFGVAAAWCIAKFEFKGKSLLITLIDIPFAVSPIISGLIYILLFGMQGWLGPFLSHYDIKIIFAVPGIVLATVFVTFPFIARELIPLMQEQGSDEEQAAISLGAGGWQTFWRITLPNIKWGVLYGVVLCTARAMGEFGAVSVVSGHIRGRTNTIPLHIEILYNEYNAIAAFSMASLLAGLGLVTLALKTWLEWKVQSELQDSLS, from the coding sequence ATGTCTGGACCCGGCGGAAAAACTCGCTCCGCAGCCAAGGATCCTCTCTGGTTGCAGCTCCTGCTGATCACGATTTCAGTTTCGTTCGTCGTGCTGTTTTTGGTGTTGCCGCTGGCGGTGATTTTCATCGAAGCGTTTCGCGGCGGCGTGGGCGCGTTCCTGAAAAGCTTCGATGACTCCGCGGCCTGGCATGCGATCAAGCTCACGCTGATTGCCACCGGCATCGCCTTGCCGCTGAACCTCGTCTTCGGCGTGGCCGCGGCCTGGTGCATCGCGAAGTTCGAGTTCAAAGGAAAGAGCCTGCTGATCACGCTCATCGATATTCCCTTTGCCGTCTCGCCGATCATCTCGGGCTTGATTTACATCTTGCTGTTCGGCATGCAGGGTTGGCTGGGGCCGTTCCTCTCGCACTACGACATCAAGATCATCTTTGCCGTGCCCGGCATTGTGCTAGCCACGGTCTTTGTGACGTTTCCCTTCATCGCGCGAGAACTCATTCCGCTGATGCAAGAACAAGGGAGCGACGAAGAGCAAGCAGCCATCTCTCTCGGCGCTGGTGGCTGGCAAACGTTCTGGCGGATCACGCTGCCGAACATCAAGTGGGGCGTGTTGTATGGCGTGGTGCTGTGCACGGCCCGCGCGATGGGCGAGTTCGGCGCGGTGTCGGTTGTGAGTGGTCACATCCGCGGCCGCACGAATACGATCCCGCTGCATATCGAGATTCTTTACAACGAATACAACGCGATCGCTGCGTTCTCGATGGCTTCGTTGCTGGCCGGTCTCGGCCTGGTGACGCTGGCTTTGAAGACCTGGTTGGAGTGGAAGGTTCAATCAGAACTGCAGGATTCCTTGTCCTAA